One Aggregicoccus sp. 17bor-14 genomic window, ACACGGTGCGCTGTGGCAGCCCCTCCTTCGCGCCGTAGCTGCGCAGCTCTCCGTTCGCCCAGCGCAGCAGCCCCTGGCCGCGGGTGGCGATCCACAGCGCGCCCTGGCCGTCCTCGGCGAGCGCGTAGATGCGGGGCGTGGTGGTGGGCAGGGGCACCGCGACGAAGCGCCCGCCCTCGCGCCGCAGCAGGCCTCCCTCGCGCAGGGCCGCCCAGAGCACGCCCCCGCGCCCCGGAGCGAGCGCCGTCACCGCGCCGGGCGGCAGCCCCTCGGCGCCGGCAGCCGGCACGAAGGCCCCGCCGCTGCGGCGCAGCAGCCCCTCGCCGGTGCCCACCCAGAGCGTGCCGTCCTCCGTCTCGGCCAGCGCGGTGACGTGGCTGGGCGAGGGCAGGTGCGCCTCGAAGCGGCCCTGGCGGTAGGAGACGAGCCCGCCGGAGAGGGTGCCCGCCCACAGCGTGCCGTCGCGCGTGACGCGCAGCACCTGCACCACGTTCATGCGCAGCGCCGGGGTGTTCTGGGCGTCGAAGACGGTGAAGCGCGCCCCGTCGAAGCGTACCAGCCCCTCCTGGGTGGCCACCCAGAGGAAGCCGTCCGGCGTGCGGGCGAGCGCCTCCACGGTGTTCTGCGGGAGCCCCTGGTCCGTCTGCCACGTCTGCAGGCCGAACTGCGTCAGCGCGCGGCCCGGATCCAGCGCGTGCGCAGCCCGCCCGGGTAGCAGGAGGGCGAGCAGCAGTGCGAAGAGAGGACCCGGGCGCATCCTGCACGCAAGGGTACTCCTGCCCGCCGCGGAGCACACGCGCCCTCGCGGTACGAGGAGGGACCCGGGCAGGGCGGGCTAGTCCAGCCCGCGCTCCCAGAGGTCCTCTTCGTCCAGGCCGATGAGGTGCCCCACCTCGTGCATCACGGTGATGCCGATCTGCTCGATCAGCTCCTCGCGCGTGCGGGCGAAGCGCTCCAGGTTGCGCTGGTAGAGCACGATGGAGGCGGGGAAGTGGTCCGCCGCGTTCATCACGCTGCGCTCGCCCACGGGCGTGCCGCGGAAGACGCCGAGGATGGCGGGCGAGAGCGGGGGCTTCTCCGCGAGCAGGTCCTCGTCCGAGGGCAGGTCCTCCACGGCGATGGTGACGTTGTCGAGGTAGCCCTTCACGTGCTCGGGCAGGCCCTTCACCGCGTCCTCCAGCGCCTGATCGAAGGCCGCCTCGCCCAGGTGCACCGGGGGCGGGAACTCCTCGGGGGCGAGCGCCTGGGCGCGCTGGAAGCGGCGCTGCGCCTCCTTCGCGTCCCCGCGCCGCTCGGCCAGCAGCCCGAGCGAGTGGTGCGCCCACGGCTCGTCCGGCTCGTCCTCCAGCACGCGCTCGAAGGCCTTGCGCGCCTCCTCGAAGCGGCACAGCTCGAACAGCGCCATCGCCCGCTCCAGCTGCGCCTCCACCGAGCGCGGCACGTGCGCGAGCGCCGCGTCCGCCTTGACCAGCGCCTCTTCGCACTCGCCCAGCTGGTTGAAGCCCGTGGCCTCGAGCAGCAGGAACTCGAACACCCGCTCCACGTCGTCGGCCCGCTCGGCGAGCTTGCGCCCGCGCGCGCAGAGCGCGAGCCCCTCGCTCACCGCGTCCCGGTCCTCGCCCAGCCCCACCACGAGACACTCGGCTGCGCCCAGCAGCAGCTCCACGGCGTCCGGGGCGGCCTTCACCGCCCGCATGTACGTGCGCGCCGCGTCCTCCACCTCGCCGAGCTCCACCTGCGCCGCGGCCCGGAAGTGCAGCGCCTCGGGGTGCTCGGGCGAGAGCTGCAGCGCGCCCTCCGCGTGCGCGAGCGCCCCCTCGAAGTCCTCCGCGTCGAAGGCCTCCGCCGCCCGCTCCAGCCGCTCCACCACCCCTGCCGGATCCGCCTTCCGTGTGCCGCGCTTCGCCATAGGGGCGCCATAGAGACGCGCCGCGCGCCGCCTTGTCAATGCCACTCGGGCGCGCCCGCCGACACAGGCCCCGCAGGCCTCCCAGGTTCGTGTTGACAAGCCCCCGTCGGCCCTTATGTTGGCGCTCGCCTGGGCCGAGTGCCAACGCTCGGCCCCCGAATTTCCGTCGTTATTCCAGGAGGTTGTGAATGGCAGCGAAAGAGATCTACTTCCACCAGGGGGCGCGTGACGCCATCCTGCGCGGCGTGCGCACCCTCGCGGACGCGGTGGCCGTGACCCTGGGCCCCAAGGGCCGCAACGTGGTCATCGAGAAGTCCTTCGGCTCGCCCACGGTCACCAAGGACGGCGTCACCGTCGCCAAGGAGATCGACCTCGAGAACAAGTTCGAGAACATGGGCGCGCAGATGGTCAAGGAGGTCGCCTCCAAGACCAGCGACAAGGCGGGTGACGGCACCACCACCGCCACGGTGCTCGCGCGCGCCATCTACGAGGAGGGCCTGAAGCTGGTGGCCGCCGGCCACAGCCCCATGGACCTCAAGCGCGGCATCGACAAGGCCGTCGAGGTGGTGGTGGAGGAGCTCAAGAAGCTCTCCAAGCCCACCAAGGACAAGAAGGACATCGCCCAGGTCGGCATCATCTCCGCCAACGGCGACGAGACCATCGGCAACATCATCGCGGACGCGATGGAGAAGGTCGGCAAGGAGGGCGTCATCACGGTGGAGGAGGCCAAGGGCCTCGAGACCACCCTGGACGTGGTCGAGGGCATGCAGTTCGACCGCGGCTACGTGAGCCCCTACTTCGTCACCAACCGCGAGCGGATGGAGACGGTGCTGGAGGAGCCCTACATCCTCATCAGCGAGCGGAAGGTCTCCGCGATGCAGGACCTCATCCCGCTGCTCGAGCAGGTGGCGCGCTCGGGGCGCCCGCTGCTGATCATCGCCGAGGACGTGGAGGGCGAGGCCCTGGCCACCCTGGTGGTGAACAAGATCCGCGGCGTGCTCAACGTGGCGGCGGTGAAGGCGCCGGGCTTCGGTGACCGCCGCAAGGAGATGCTCAAGGACATCGCCACCCTCACGGGCGGCAACGTCGTGAGCGAGGAGCTCGGCCACAAGTACGAGAACCTCACCCTCCAGGACCTGGGCCGCGCCAAGCGCATCACGATCGACAAGGACAACACCACGATCGTGGACGGCGCCGGTGCGCGCGCGGACATCGAGGGCCGCATCAAGCTCATCCGCCGCCAGGCCGAGGAGAGCACCAGCGACTACGACAAGGAGAAGCTGCAGGAGCGCCTCGCGAAGCTCGCGGGCGGCGTCGCCGTCATCAACGTGGGCGCGGCCACCGAGACCGAGATGAAGGAGAAGAAGGCCCGCGTGGAGGACGCGCTGCACGCGACCCGCGCGGCCGTCGAGGAGGGCATCGTCCCCGGCGGCGGCGTGGCCTACCTGCGCTGCCTCGCCGCGCTCGACAAGCTCAAGCTCGGCGCCCAGGACTTCGGCGTGGACATCATCCGCAAGGCGCTCACCGAGCCGCTGCGCAAGATCGCCAGCAACGCCGGCGTCGAGGGCGCGGTGGTCATCAACAAGGTGCGTGAGGGGCAGGGTGCCTTCGGCTACAACGCCCGCACGGACGTGTTCGAGGACCTGGAGAAGGCCGGCGTCATCGACCCCACCAAGGTCGAGCGCACCGCGCTGCAGAACGCGGCCTCCGTGGCCTCCCTGCTGCTCACCACCGAGGCGATGATCGCCGAGCGGGTGGTGAAGAAGAAGAACGGCAAGGGCGGCGGCGCCGGCGCCGGCGGCATGCCGGACTACGGCGGCGACGACATGGACTACTAGGCCTCCCAGCGCCTGGTGAAGTGACTGCGGCCCCGGGTGCTCTCGCGAGCTCCGGGGCCGCGGTGTTTTCGGGGTCCGCTCAGCCCAGCTTGAGGGCGCGCGCGAGCTCACGGCTCAGCGCGCGCGTGTCGGTGAGCAGCTTCGGGAGGCACGCGGCCGCGCCGCCGCGCAGGGACTCGAGCGCCGCCTCCATGGTGAGGTGCTCGCTGAGCACCACGAAGGGCGCGCCCTGGCTGCGCGTGCGCCCCAGCTCCACCGCCTTGCGCCCGAACGCCGGGCTGAAGTCCCAGCTCACCACCACCGCGGTGGGCGGCTCCTGGGGCGGGTCCACCAGCTCGCCGTACACGCGCGCCTCGAGGCCCAGCAGCGCGAGCGCCTCGCAGAGCTGGCGGGCGCTGTCCGGATTGTCCTCGTACACGTCCACGCGCTTGCCGCTGCCCGCCTGCTGCGGCTGCGGCAGGGGCGCGGCGAGCGCGGCGCGGATCTTGTCGCGCACCTCGCGGATCTCGTCGAAGGGCTTGAGCAGGTAGTCGAGCACTCCGAGCTCGATGGCCTGCTGCGCGGTGAGCACGCTGGGGTAGCCGGTCATCAGGATGACGCGGCTCTGCGCGTGCAGCCGCCGCGCCTCCTGCGCGAGATCCAGCCCGGAGAGCCCCGGCAGGTTCTTGTCCGTGACGATGAGGTCCACGGGCGCGACGCGCAGGTGGCTCAGGGCCTCCTCGGCGGTGTCCGCCTCGAGCACCTCGCACTCCTTGGCGAGCAGGTCGCGGAAGACGCGGCGGATGATCGCCTCGTCGTCCACCACCAGCACGCGCGGGCGCGCAGTCGGTGCCGCGTCCGCGGCGGGGAAGAGCACGCGGAACACCGTGGCCGGAGGCGGGGAGTCCCCCAGCGCCGTCGCCGCCACCAGGGAGAGCTGCGCGCCGTGCTCCTGCGCGATGCGCCGGCACACCGCGAGCCCGAGGCCGGTGCCGCGCCGCTTGCTCGTGGCGTAGGGCTCGAAGAGCCGCTCGCGCATGTCCGGCGGGATGCCCGGGCCCCAGTCAGCCACGTAGAGCGCGGGGGCGCCGCCCTCGCGCGCGAGCACCAGCTTCACCCGGCCGAGGCCCGCCATCGCGTCGCGCGCGTTGTTGAGCAGGTTGAGCGTGAGCTGCTCGAGCAGCCGCGCGTTGCCCTGCACCGGGAGCTCCACGGGCGCATCCACCTCCAGCGAGAGGCGGGCCGAGTCCGGGTTCACGCGGAACAGCTGCACCGCGGCGCCCACCGCCGCGTTGAGCGACACGCGCTCCTGGGGCGCGGGGCGCTGGCTCACCAGGCGGGTGTAGTCCGAGATGATCTGCTCCATCCGGTCCACCTGCGCGAGCAGCAGCCCCAGCGGGCCCTTGCGCCCCGCCTCCTCCTCCATCATCTGCGCGTAGGCCTTGATGCCCAGCAGGGGCTGGCGCAGCTCGTGGAAGACCTCGGCCGCGAGCTGGGCGTGGCCCGTGCCGCCGCCTGCGCGGCGCAGCGCCTCGAGCGCCGTGCGCGCGGCCGCCACGTCGCCGGCCTGCAGGGCCTGCTGCAGCTGCTCGAGGGGGCTCGCGCCTTGCGCCGGAGGAGGGGCCATGGGCCGGAGCATGACGAGCCCGGCGTCCGCGTGCAATCGAACGTGTCCGGGCTTTGCGGTTGACGCTCCCCAAGGGCCGCACGGATGCTGGCCGCAGCTTCCATCCCGAGGGTGCCATGCCGCAGACGAACCCCTTCCACTCGCTCGTCCCGCGCAAGCTCACCGACACCGAGCTCGCGCGCTCCATCCGCCTCAACCTCGAGTCCGAGCTGGATGCGATCAACCTCTACTCGGCGCACATCGACGCGACCGACAACGAGGCCGCCAAGGCGGTGCTGCGCCACGTGATGGACGAGGAGAAGGAGCACGCGGCGCTGTTCTGGCAGCTCATCGCGATGCTGGACCCCGCGCAGGCGAAGCACGCGGCCGAGGCGAACGCCAAGTTCCGCCTCCTCATCTCCGGCGCCTCGCACGAGGAGGTGGAGGCCGCGGGCGAGGGCGGCAACGGCGAGGAGCCCCTGGACCCCGCGGCCCAGAAGCAGCTCACCGTGGGCAACCTGCGGCGCTAGTCCCGCCTAGTCCTTCGGCGGGCTGTGGCGCGCGGCCGGCGTGGCCTCCAGGTCGCGCGCGGCCATGTAGACCACGTTTCGCGAGCCGCGCTTACCCCGGTACATGGCGCGGTCGGCCAGGTCCATCAGCGTGGCCTTGTCGCGCGCGTGCTCGGGGAAGCTCGCGACCCCGATGCAGGTGCTCAAGGAGAGCGAGAGCCCCTCGCGCGCGAGGAAGTGGTGCGTCTCCATGGTGCGCCGGATGCGCTCGGCCACCTTGAGCGCGCCGCCCGAGTCGGTGGCGCGCAGCAGCACCACGTACTCGTCCCCGCCGAAGCGCACCACCACGTCGCGGTCGCGCACGCAGCCCTTCACCACGCGGCCAGCCTCCACGATCACCTTGCTGCCCACCAGGTGGCCGTGGGTGTCGTTCACCGACTTGAAGAGGTCCAGGTCGAGGAAGAGCAGGCTGAACACGCCGCCGCTCTCGCTCTGCTCCGCCGAGCGCAGCTCCTGGTCCAGCACCACGTGCAGGTAGCGGGTGTTGAAGAGGTGGGTGAGGTCGTCGAGGTAGGCGAGATCCTCCACCTCCGCGAAGCGCCCCAGGTTGCGCAGCGCGAGCGCGAGGTGCCGCGAGAGGTACGCCGCCGCCTCGCTCGCGGCCTCACCCGGAGCCTCGTCGAAGAGCAGCACGGCATGGCCCAGCACCGCCTCGCCGTCCGCCGCGGGAAAGGCGCGCACGTGCGCGAAGGGGGAGGGGAGTGACTCCAGCGCCTGCGCGCTGCCCACCGTGCGCAGCCGCACGGAGAGCGCCTCGGCGAGCGGCGTCTCGCTGCCCTCGGGCAGGCCCGCGGAGGCGAGCAGGTGCTGCTCGCCCTCGGAGTCGCGGGTGAAGAGCAGCGCCGCCTTCGCGCCGGCCTGCTGCTGGAACGCTCCGGGCCCGGTGTCCAGGAGCTTCTGGCGGTCGAGCGTCGTGGCGATGCGCTGCCCCGTCTCGAGCAGGGCCACGTGGCGGCGCAGGGAGGCGTTCTCCGCGAGCAGCTGCCGCGTGGTGAGCGCGCGGCGCACCGCGTGGGCGAGCGCCTCGGGGGCCACGGGCTTCACCAGGTACTCGGCCGCGCCGCTCTTGATGGCGCGCACGGCGGGGTCCACCTTGTCGAGGCCGGTGAGCACCACCACCTCGATGCCCGGGTAGCGCTCGCGCGCGTAGCGCAGGATGTCCATGCCGTCGCCGCCGGGCAGGATGAGGTCCGTCACCACCGCGTCGTAGCGGTCCGCACCGAGCGCGCGCTGGGCGTGCTCCAGGTCCGGGACCGAGGTGACTGCGTGGCCTGCGGCCGTGAGGTAGTCGCCGTAGAGGGTGCGGGCGAGCTTGTCGTCGTCGACGAGGAGGATGCGCGCCATGGGGAGGTGCCCTTCGGCTTAACACTGCGGGCGGGGCACTGCTAGGGTGCGGCGCGTGGCACCTTTCGAGAGCGGACGGCGGCTGTGCCTCCTCGTCGAGGCGGGCGAGGCGCGCTTCGCCATCGAGGCCACCTCGGTGATGGAGGTGGCGCACCCCGGCGCGGACGGCCAGTTCCAGCGCGGCGTGCTGGAGGTGAAGGACCTGAGCGCGCTGCTGGGCGGCAGCCCCGAGACCGGCCCCGGCATGGTGGTGGTGCTCGACACCAGCCCCACGCTCGCGGTGCGCGTGCGCAGCGTGGTGGAGGTGGCGGACGTCGCGCGCGCCCCCTTCTTCATGCTCCCCCCGGGACTCGGCGGGCTCGCTGCCCTGAGCCGCGGGGCCCTGGTGCACAAGGACCGGCTCTACCTGGAGCTCGCCGCGGAGGCCCTGCCGCACCAGCCTGCTCCCCTGGCAGGCGTGCCGCCGCGGGCGGTGTACCTGCTCGAGGCCCCGCCCGAGCGCGCGCTCGTCTTCGAGTCCCTCGGCCGCCACTACGGGGTGCCCCTGCCGCTGGTCTCCCAGGTGGTGGCTCGCGGGCCGGACTTCACCGCACTCCCGGTGCAGGCGGGCCCGGTAGCGGGGCTCTTTCCCCACGCCCAAGCGCTCTGGCCGCTGTGCACGGCGCCGGGGCTGCTGGGGGAGGCGGCGCTCCCGGAGGCCTTCTTCGTGCTCACGGAGCTCGCGGGCCAGAACGTGGCGCTCGCGGCGGCGCGCGTGGTGGGCGTGTTCCAGCGCTTCGAGCCCACCGAGGCGCGGGGCGAGTTCTCCGCCCAGGGCCTGTCTGCCCCTGCGCTCTTCCTGGACCTGCAGCGCATGTTTTCTTGATCGCCCCGGAGCGCGGCCATTAGGCTCCCTTGCTCGACTTCCCGGCAACCCCCCGTCCCCAAAGGCTTTGATCGATGCCCAAGAACCTGCTGGTCGCCGACGACTCCCTCACCATCCGCAAGGTGATCGGGATGATCTTCGCGACCGAAGACTTCCAGGTGACCGCGGTGGACAACGGGCTGGACGCCATCAGCCGCGCGCGCGAGCTGCGCCCCGACATCGTGCTCGCCGACGTGACCATGCCCGGCAAGAGCGGCTACGAGGTGTGCGAGGCACTCAAGAGCGACCCCTCCACCCAGGCGATTCCCGTGCTGCTGCTCGCGGGCACCTTCGAGACCTTCGACGAGGCGCGCGCCCGCTCGGTGCGCGCCGATGACCACGTGCCCAAGCCCTTCGAGAGCCAGGTGCTCCTGGACAAGGTGAAGGCGCTGGTGGGGCAGAAGTCCAACACGATGCCCGCCGCCGCGGCGATGCGCACGGTGGCCCCCTCGGCTGCGCCCGTCGCCGCCGCGCCCGCTGCTCCGCGCCCGCCCGCGCCCGGGATGGCGCCGCCTCCGGGGGCGCGCCCGGGCATGCCTCCGGGCCCCGGGATGCCGCCGCGCCCGGGCATGCCGGGTGGCCCCGGGATGCCGCCTCCCGCCGGGATGGCGCGTCCGGGCATGCCTCCGGGCCCCGGGATGCCGCCGGGGCCGGGCATGGCTCCGCGCCCCGGGATGCCGGGCCCCGGCATGCCGCCGCCTCCGGGCATGGCGCGCCCGGGCATGCCTCCTGGGCCGGGGATGCCTCCGGGCCCTGGCATGCCGCCGCGCCCCGGGATGCCGGGTCCGGGCATGCCGCCGCCTCCGGGCATGGCGCGTCCGGGGATGCCTCCGGGGCCGGGCATGCCGCCGCCTCCGGGCATGGCGCGTCCTCCGGCCGGCGCCCCCGCGCCCAACATCCCGGGCGGCTTCCCGCGCCCGCCGGGTGGCACGCCGCTGCCCGCAGGTCCCGCGGGCGTCCCGCCCATTGGCGGCGGCGGTGCCCAGCCGGGCCGCTCGCGCGATCCCTTTGGCCTCGGGGCTCCGGGCGCGCAGCCCGCTCCCGCGCGTGCGCCCGTGGCGCCCCCGCCCCAGTCCTCGCTGGACGATCTCTCCATCGACGACGCTCCGGCGGCGCCTGCGCCCGCCGCGGCGCGTGCGCCGGCCGCGCCTGCCTCCAGTGATGGCGGCGAGGCGCTGCTGCGCGAGGCGCTCTCCAAGGCGAGCCGCGAGGTGATCGAGAAGATCGCGTGGGAGGTGGTACCGCAGCTGGCGGAGACCATCATCCGCGAGGAGCTCGAGCGGCTCATCAAGGACCGCGAGACGCAGCACTAGGCCCTCGCTCCCCGCGCGGGGACGTGGCAGACCCTGAAACCCGCCCGCGGGCCGGTGCGCACGATGCGCGCCGGCCTCGCGGCGCTTGACGAGAACGCGTGATGACGACCGAGACCGATCTCTCTCCCGAGCTCTCCAAGGCCTACGAGCCCACCGAGGTGGAGGCCCGCTGGTACGCCTTCTGGCTCGAGAAGAACTACTTCCGCGCCGAGGCCACCAGTACCAAGCCGCCGTTCTCCATCGTGCTGCCGCCGCCCAACGTGACGGGCTCGCTGCACCTCGGCCACGCGCTCACGGCGACCATCCAGGACATCCTGATTCGCTGGAAGCGCATGAGCGGCTTCAACGCGCTGTGGCTGCCGGGCACGGACCACGCGGGCATCGCCACGCAGATGGTGGTGGAGAAGGAGCTCAAGCGCACCGAGAAGAAGAGCCGCCACGACCTGGGGCGCGCCGAGTTCCTCAAGCGCGTGTGGGAGTGGAAGGACAAGTACGGCAAGCGCATCGGCGAGCAGCACCAGGTGCTGGGCGCCTCGCTCGACTGGAGCCGCGAGCGCTTCACCATGGACGCGCGCTCCAGCGCCGCCGTGCGCGAGGTCTTCGTCCGCCTCTACGAGGAAGGGCTCATCTACCGGGCCCAGAAGCTCATCAACTGGTGCCCCAGCTGCCGCACCGCGCTGAGCGACCTCGAGGTGGAGCACGAGGAGAAGGCGGGCTCGCTCTGGCACATCCACTACCCGGTGAAGGGCTCGGACCGGAAGCTCACCGTGGCCACCACGCGCCCCGAGACGATGCTCGGCGACACCGCGGTGGCGGTGCACCCGGACGACCCGCGCTACGCGGGGCTCGTGGGCCAGAGCGTGCAGCTGCCGCTCACCGGCCGCGAGATCCCGATCATCGCGGACCCGGAGCTGGTGCAGATGGAGTTCGGCACCGGCGTGGTGAAGGTCACCCCCGCGCACGACTTCAACGACTACCAGACGGGGCTTCGGCACAAGCTGCCGATGAACTCCATCCTCGATGACGCCGCCCGCACCAACAAGGAGGCGGGCCCGTACGCGGGGCTGGATCGCTACGAGGCGCGCAAGCGCGTGCTCGAGGATCTCACGGCGCAGGGGCTGCTCGAGAAGGAGGAGCCGCACAAGCTCAGCGTGGGCGGCTGCCAGCGCTGCGGCACCGTGGTGGAGCCGCGCCTCAGCCCGCAGTGGTTCGTGAAGATCGAGCCGCTCGCCACCCCCGCCATCCGCGCGGTGGAGGAGGGGAGGACGAAGTTCGTCCCCGAGACCTGGACGAACACCTTCTTCCAGTGGATGCGCAACATCCACGACTGGACCATCAGCCGCCAGCTGTGGTGGGGCCACCAGATCCCCGCCTACTACTGCACCACCTGCAGCCCGCGGCAGGGTGACGACACGGACCTGCCGCTGGATGCGCCCACCATGCGCGTGGGCGGCATCGACTACGCGCGCGCCACGCCCATCGTCGCGCGCGAGCAGCCCGAGAGCTGCCCCAGCTGCGGCGGCCACAGCTTCGAGCAGGACCAGGACGTGCTCGACACCTGGTTCAGCTCGGGCCTCTGGCCCTTCAGCACCCTGGGCTGGCCCGAGCAGACGCCGGAGCTCAAGTCCTTTTACCCGAACTCCGTCATGGAGACGGGCCACGACATCATCTTCTTCTGGGTCGCCCGGATGATGATGATGGGCCTGCACTTCATGGGGGACGTGCCCTTCAAGACCGTCTACCTGCACGCGATGGTGCGCGACGAGAAGGGCGAGAAGATGTCCAAGACGAAGGGGAACGTCATCGATCCCCTGGACGTCATCCGCGGCGCCAGCGCGGAGCAGCTCGCCCCCAGCCTGAAGAACAAGTTCCCGCAGGGGATGCCGGCGCACGGCGCAGACGCGCTGCGCTTCACGCTCGCCTCGCTCACGCAGCAGGGCCGCGACATCAAGCTCTCGATGGACCGGCTCGCGGGCTACAAGGCCTTCAGCAACAAGCTGTGGAACGCGAGCCGCTTCGCCCTGATGAACATGGGCGACTTCCGCGCGGACGGCCGCCACCCGAAGGAGCGCAACCTCACGCTCGCGGACCGGTGGATCCTCGCGCGGCTGCAGCGCGCGATCGTGGAGACCGGCAAGGCGCTCGAGGCCTACCAGTTCGGCGAGGCCGCGAGCACGCTCTACCAGTTCCTCTGGGGCGAGTTCTGCGACTGGTACATCGAGCTCGCCAAGGGCTCGCTGTACGGCGAGGACGTGCAGGCGAAGGACAGCACCCGCGCGGTGCTGGTGTACGCGCTGGATCAGATCCTGCGCCTGCTGCACCCCTTCATGCCCTTCATCACCGAGGAGATCTGGCAGAAGCTGCCGATGCAGCGGTCCACCGAGTCCATCATGGTGGCCCCCTTCCCGCAGCCGGACCCGCGGCTCGAGGACGCGGCGGCCGAGGCCGAGATGGCCCCGGTGGTCGCGGCGATCGAAGGCCTGCGCAACATCCGCGGCGAGAGCAACCTCTCGCCCGCGCAGAAGCTGGTCGCGCACGTGCAGAGCGCGGACCCGCAGCTGCGCGCGACGCTGGAGCGCTGGAAGGGCTACCTCATGCCGCTCTCCGGCCTCTCCCAGGTGCACATCTCCGCGCCGGGCGCGCGCCCCGCGCAGGCGGCGGCGTACGTGGGGCCGGGCATGGAGATCTACGTGCCGCTCGCGGGCCTCATCGACTTCGCGGCCGAGCGCGACCGGCTGGGCAAGGAGATCGCCCGCATCGACCAGGACCTCGCGGGCATCCTGCGCAAGCTGGACAACCCCAACTTCGTCGCCAAGGCGCCGCCGGACGTGGTGGAGAAGGACCGCGCGCGCGTGGCGGAGCTGCAGGCGCGCCGCCAGAAGCTGCAGGAGAACCTCGCGCGCCTGTCCGAGCCCGAGGCCGCTCCGGCACAGTCCGCGGGCGGCGGCGTGGACGCGGTGGACATCACCGTGACGGACGTCGTCGTCACGGGGGCCGCGGTGGCGGCGACGGATGCGCCGGCGCGCGAGGGCGAGGGCGTGAACCTCGCCGAGGAGCTGAAGGAGGAGCTCGCGGCCGCGGAGATTCCGCCGCAGGCCGCCGCGCAGCAGGAGCACGCGGTGCCGAAGATGACGGCGGACGCGAAGGAGGAACTCACCGCGGCGGACCACCACGACCTGGGCATGGCCTACATAGGCATGGGGCTGGTGGACCAGGCGGTGAAGGAGCTCACGCTCGCGAAGAAGGGCGACCCGTCGCCCGCGGTGAAGCAGGTGAAGCGCGCGGCGAAGAAGGCCGTGGCGGCGGTGAAGAAGGTCGCGGTCAAGGCGAAGGCGGCGGTGAAGAAGGCCGCGGCGAAGAAGACGGCTGCCAAGGCACCTGCGGCGAAGG contains:
- a CDS encoding PleD family two-component system response regulator yields the protein MPKNLLVADDSLTIRKVIGMIFATEDFQVTAVDNGLDAISRARELRPDIVLADVTMPGKSGYEVCEALKSDPSTQAIPVLLLAGTFETFDEARARSVRADDHVPKPFESQVLLDKVKALVGQKSNTMPAAAAMRTVAPSAAPVAAAPAAPRPPAPGMAPPPGARPGMPPGPGMPPRPGMPGGPGMPPPAGMARPGMPPGPGMPPGPGMAPRPGMPGPGMPPPPGMARPGMPPGPGMPPGPGMPPRPGMPGPGMPPPPGMARPGMPPGPGMPPPPGMARPPAGAPAPNIPGGFPRPPGGTPLPAGPAGVPPIGGGGAQPGRSRDPFGLGAPGAQPAPARAPVAPPPQSSLDDLSIDDAPAAPAPAAARAPAAPASSDGGEALLREALSKASREVIEKIAWEVVPQLAETIIREELERLIKDRETQH
- a CDS encoding valine--tRNA ligase, which encodes MTTETDLSPELSKAYEPTEVEARWYAFWLEKNYFRAEATSTKPPFSIVLPPPNVTGSLHLGHALTATIQDILIRWKRMSGFNALWLPGTDHAGIATQMVVEKELKRTEKKSRHDLGRAEFLKRVWEWKDKYGKRIGEQHQVLGASLDWSRERFTMDARSSAAVREVFVRLYEEGLIYRAQKLINWCPSCRTALSDLEVEHEEKAGSLWHIHYPVKGSDRKLTVATTRPETMLGDTAVAVHPDDPRYAGLVGQSVQLPLTGREIPIIADPELVQMEFGTGVVKVTPAHDFNDYQTGLRHKLPMNSILDDAARTNKEAGPYAGLDRYEARKRVLEDLTAQGLLEKEEPHKLSVGGCQRCGTVVEPRLSPQWFVKIEPLATPAIRAVEEGRTKFVPETWTNTFFQWMRNIHDWTISRQLWWGHQIPAYYCTTCSPRQGDDTDLPLDAPTMRVGGIDYARATPIVAREQPESCPSCGGHSFEQDQDVLDTWFSSGLWPFSTLGWPEQTPELKSFYPNSVMETGHDIIFFWVARMMMMGLHFMGDVPFKTVYLHAMVRDEKGEKMSKTKGNVIDPLDVIRGASAEQLAPSLKNKFPQGMPAHGADALRFTLASLTQQGRDIKLSMDRLAGYKAFSNKLWNASRFALMNMGDFRADGRHPKERNLTLADRWILARLQRAIVETGKALEAYQFGEAASTLYQFLWGEFCDWYIELAKGSLYGEDVQAKDSTRAVLVYALDQILRLLHPFMPFITEEIWQKLPMQRSTESIMVAPFPQPDPRLEDAAAEAEMAPVVAAIEGLRNIRGESNLSPAQKLVAHVQSADPQLRATLERWKGYLMPLSGLSQVHISAPGARPAQAAAYVGPGMEIYVPLAGLIDFAAERDRLGKEIARIDQDLAGILRKLDNPNFVAKAPPDVVEKDRARVAELQARRQKLQENLARLSEPEAAPAQSAGGGVDAVDITVTDVVVTGAAVAATDAPAREGEGVNLAEELKEELAAAEIPPQAAAQQEHAVPKMTADAKEELTAADHHDLGMAYIGMGLVDQAVKELTLAKKGDPSPAVKQVKRAAKKAVAAVKKVAVKAKAAVKKAAAKKTAAKAPAAKAPKRGAKAKVAAKKAVTKVGAKAKVALAKGKAKASATKLKVQARVAVKKAAKKSALKRPAAKKTRR